Within the Clostridium scatologenes genome, the region CCTACAACCAGGGATAATCCCATAAGTGACAGCATATTAAGAGTAAAATTAAACTTATACATCATAAAGAAAGTAGCTATAAGCGATGTAGGTATAGCAACCAAAACAACTAAAGAAGAACGAAAACTACGGAAGAATAAGTAAAGTACAACTGCAGTAGTTATAATTCCTTCTATAAGATTGTGCTGTACTTGCTTTAATGAAGAAGTAATGAAAGTAGTGGTATCAAAGGCAATATCAATTTTAATATCACCTGGAATACTCTTTTTAATTGATTCTAATTGTTTTTTTACACTATTTGCTACTTCTACTACATTGGCATCACTTTGCTTTCCAACTACAACTGCCATAGTTTTATTACCATTAAATCTTATTTGTGTAGTTGCATCTGGCGCTTCCAGCTTTATTTGAGCAATTTCACCAAGGCGTATACTTCCTCCATTTGCTGTAGGCACTAGCATATTTTTAGCATCATCTATATTGTGAAATTGACCAATTACTCTAACAGCTTGATCTTGCTTGTCCTGCTTAATCTCACCAGCAGGTACATTTAGGTTAACTGACTTTAATTTGCCCATTACAGTATTAGTACTAATTCCGTAATATTCCATAGCAGTTTTATCAAGCTTTATCATTAACTGCTTTTTATCAGCACCCATTAAACTTACGTTTCCTACACCAGGCACTTTTTCTAATTTCTGTTTTAATATATCAGATTCATTATATAGCTCATCATAGCTTACATTTCCATTTAGAGAAATTGCTAAAACTGGTATAGCATTAGTATCCATCTTAAGTATAGTAGGTTTATTAGCATCTTCAGGAAGCTTTGAGGAAGCATTTTCAACTGCTTTTTGAACATCTGAGTATGCAGTGTTTAAATTAGCACTGGATTTAAAAGTTATTGTAACAGTACCATAACCTTCCTTTGCTGTGGAATTAATTGTATCAACACCACTTATTCCTGATACTGAATCTTCTATTGGTTTTATAACATCTTTTTTAATGTCATCAGCACCAGCACCGCTGTAAATTGTACTAACTGTTATAACAGGGTTATTCATAGAAGGTAGTAAATTTGCTCCCATTTTTAAATAGCCAAAAGCACCAAGTGCAACTAATAAAATTACTACCATCCACATTGCTGCTGGCCTTCTTACAGATATCTCGGTTATCTTCATTTTTATCCTCCTAGCATAAAGTTGTTAATATTTAACGCATATAACATTTTAACCTATATTAATATTTAATACACATTAAATATTAATATAGGTTAAATTATAGTGTTATTTTACATGGAAATCAATAGTTTTTTTATTATATAAAAATTAATTTTTATTATCTATTGTTTTCCAAAAATGTATTTATTGCAAATAAAAAACTAGCACAAATTGCTAGTTTTTATTCTTATTTAATATTTGAACTCTATTCTTTTTTAGTATAAATTACATTTAAACTAACTCAGCACTTTTAACTATTTCATCAACAGCTATAGAGCATAATCCTGCTAAATCTTCTACATGCAATTCTTTAACTGCAGAACAATCATAAAGAATAGTAGCATCAGCTGGGAATTCATCATCTGCTAGCCACAATCCAAAAATCATGGGAACATTAGGTAATACATTAATTTTTATTCCTTCATCTCCAACCTTAACCTTTTCTCCTCCTAATTTAAAACCTGCTTTTAAAAAAAGCTCTCCTTTGTTCCCAAATACTTCAATTAATTTATCTATGCCGCTCTTAGCAAATCCATGATATGCATAACCTACTCCCTCTAATTCTCTAAATGGTACCCACTTATTTGTAAATCCACTATTAGTAGCTCGATATAGATAGCTCAAAATTAACATTTTATGAATTAACATTCTGTTTTCATTATTTGATACATTCTTTTCATTATCATCTTTTATCACAATATTTCCATCTGGATAAGAAATTAAGTAGTCTTTATTAAAATAGGTTAATGTAAATTGCTTCTTTTCAAAATCATAATAGGCTCTACTTTTTTGAGCTATATCTTCTGGCTTATATTTATAAAATTCTCTACACATCTTTTCATAACAAAGTTTATAATTATTTTCTCTCTTTTCCCCCATAACAAAATCTCCTTATCATATTTATTGTTTAATTATATTTCGTTTGAATAAAGGTATATTATTTTTTAGAAATTTGATTAAATAAATAAGCTTAGAATGTAAACTTTGTATTCTAAGCTCATTTTCAATTATTCAATTTTAATAAAGCATTGTTTTTTACTAATGAGGATCAAGTAGTTTTGACAAATTTACTTTCTCATCTTAGACTATACTTTGTCTTTGTCTTTCCATAATAACATTAATACTGTTTTTAACAAAATCCACTGCTTGGGTTTTTGTTTGGCCCTTATGTTTAATTTCTTTGTCTTCCCTTCTAGCAATTGCTTTAAATGGGTAATCCTTTTCATTATTCTCTATAACTGTTATTTCGTACCCTCTATAGTTTTCCACACAACGACCCCCTTTATTATGTTTTACATATTTATTATAACATATTTTAAATATTTTTAATATTATGTTATTTTATTATTTACATATATATTAATAATGACAGCGCATGAACTAAAAAATTCAATACGCTGCCTAATTTATTACTATTTAATTACTTTTTTACCACCCATGTATGGTTGTAATACAGTTGGAATGTTTATAGAACCATCTTCATTTAAGTTGTTCTCTAAGAATGCAATTAACATTCTTGGAGGTGCTACTACTGTATTGTTTAATGTATGTGCAAAATATTTTCCATCTTTACCATCTACACGAATTTTCAAACGACGTGCTTGTGCATCTCCTAAGTTGGAACAACTTCCTACTTCAAAGTATTTTTTCTGTCTAGGAGACCAAGCTTCTACGTCTACTGATTTAACTTTTAAATCTGCTAAATCACCAGAACAGCACTCTAAGGTTCTTACTGGTATATCTAAAGAACGGAATAAATCTACTGTATTTTTCCATAGTTTATCATACCACATCGGACTGTCTTTTGGTTCACATACAACGATCATTTCTTGTTTTTCAAATTGGTGAATTCTATAAACTCCTCTTTCCTCAATACCATGAGCTCCTTTTTCTTTTCTAAAACAAGGAGAATAACTAGTTAAAGTTCTTGGAAGAGTATCTTCTGGTAATATAGTATCAATAAACTTACCAATCATAGAATGTTCACTAGTTCCGATTAAATATAGATCTTCACCTTCGATTTTGTACATCATAGCATCCATTTCAGCAAAACTCATAACTCCAGTTACAACTTCACTTCTGATCATGAAAGGTGGAATGCAATATGTAAAACCTCTGTCTATCATAAAATCTCTAGCATAAGAAATTACTGCAGAATGAAGTCTAGCAATATCACCCATTAAATAATAGAATCCATTACCTGCAACTTTTCTTGCGCTGTCTAAATCTATACCATTTAATTTTTCCATAATATCAGTATGATATGGAACTTCAAACTCTGGTACAGCAGGTTCACCAAAACGTTCAACTTCTACGTTTTCACTATCATCTTTACCTATTGGTACACTTGGATCAATTATATTTGGAATAGTCATCATATCAGTTTTTATTTTATTTTCTAATTCAGTTTCTTTTGCTTCCAATTGAGCTAAGTGCTCAGAATGCTCAGTAACCTTTTTCTTCATTTCTTCTGCTTCATCTTTTTTACCTTGAGCCATTAATCCACCAATTTGTTTTGAAATCTTGTTTCTATCAGCTCTTAAAGAATCTGCTTCCTTCTTTATATTTCTAAGTTCAGCATCTAACTCAATTACCTCATCTACTAAGCCTAACTTATTATCCTGGAACTTATTCTTTATATTTTTCTTAACAATTTCAGGATTTTCTCTTACAAATTTTAAATCTAACATAATTTTACCTCCTAAGTTAAATGTAATATATTATTGTGTCTTTTTTTAAATATAAAAAAACTCTCATCCCACACATAAAATGGGACGAAAGTAATCCGCGTTGCCACCCAAATTGCTAGCATATATGAACACTAGCCTCTTGATATAGTACTGTAAAGGATACTAACCTTTCGATTCATCACCGACAGCTCCAAAAGTGGAAAGATTTAACCTTTCACCGATTCTCACCAAACACCGGCTCTCTTAAGAAATTTATAAATCGTAGCTTTTATTATCACTGCTTTTAATATGTATTTCATGTATCATTATATACACATTCATAATGGTTTGCAAGACCTTTTTATGAAATTCTTTTATTTCTTGGTTATTATCTAAAATTTTGATAAAATATCTTTATTATTTTTTACCTAACCTTTGAAAATTATACATATGTGTAAGATTATTTTAAAAAATTCTGTAGAAACATAACAGAAAAATAATTACACTACACTAAAATATTTCCTTCCAAATACAATGCCACTTCACCTGATATTCTCACCTTATCCCCTAAGTCAACACAATACAGTTTCCCTTTTCTTTCAGATAACTGCAAATCCTTAAGTTCCTTTTTATTTAAAACTTTGGACCAATAAGGAATTAATGTACAGTGTGAAGAACCAGTTACTGGATCTTCATTTACTCCTAGCTTAGGAGCAAAAAATCTTGAAACAAAATCTACTTCATTTCCCTTTGCAGTTACTATAACACCTACAGAATCTAATCTTTTAAGTTCTTCCATGTTTAATTGAAGATTTAAAATATCCTCTTCCTTTTCAAATACTACCATATAATCTCTAGCTTTATATACTTCCACTGGTACTTTACCTAAGCCTTTGATAAGTGCTTCTGGTACCTCACACTTTTCTGCTTCTCTTGATGGAAAAATCATTGTAAGTAAGTTTCCATCTTTTGAAACTTCTAAAACACCACTTTTAGTATTAAATTTTACGAATGAAGCATTCTTATCAATATAATTGAATATAACATAAGATGTAGCTAATGTTGCATGTCCACATAAATCTATTTCCCCTTTTGGAGCAAACCATCTCAGTTCATATTCACTGTCCTTTTTAACAAAGAAAGCAGTTTCAGCTAAATTATTTTCTGCTGCAATTTTTTGCATCAATTTATCATCAATCCACTGCTCTAGTGGACATACTGCCGCTGGATTGCCTCCAAATTGCTTATTTGTAAATGCATCAACTTGATAAATTGGTATTCTCATTTTTAACTCCTCCATTATATTTATTTTTTATTAAATGTAAGCTTAATATGCTAATTTACCATATAAAACATCAATGGCATCGCTACCTATTATTCTTAACTAATTCTTAATACTTGCCGGCACAGCACACATACAATGTATGTATTAAGCAAATTATAGCATTGTGATTGTATGCTTTCAATGTTATAATTGTATGTACTACAATTATATTAAACATAAGGATTAATAATTTTTATACATAAATAAGAAACTTTAGGAGGTCTATATGCCTGTAAATTCTTTTGAAAATTATCCAATGTCATGGAAACCCAATAAATCCCAACTTACAACACCACTATACCTTTCAATTGCAAATTTATTAGAATATGATATTGTAAATGGACATCTTGCTCCAAACACAAAATTGCCCCCTCAAAGAGAACTTGCAGATTACTTGGATATTAATCTTAGCACTATTACAAGAGCATTTAAAATGTGTGAATTAAAAGGATTGATTTATGCTACAACTGGGAAAGGAACTTTTGTCTCACCAAATGCAGGTGCAACAATATCAATAATAGATGGTAAAGCAGAAAAAAGCTACATAGAACTGGGAATTATAAATCCCATTGACCAAACTAATTATATTGCAGCAGAAATAATGAAAAGTATCTTGTCAAAGGGATATGTAGAAAATTTATTAAATTATAACCATCCATTAGGAAGTCCACATCATAAAATTTCTGCTCAAAAATGGCTAAAAAAATATAATATGAATACTAATTTGGAAAACATTGCA harbors:
- a CDS encoding PhzF family phenazine biosynthesis protein, producing MRIPIYQVDAFTNKQFGGNPAAVCPLEQWIDDKLMQKIAAENNLAETAFFVKKDSEYELRWFAPKGEIDLCGHATLATSYVIFNYIDKNASFVKFNTKSGVLEVSKDGNLLTMIFPSREAEKCEVPEALIKGLGKVPVEVYKARDYMVVFEKEEDILNLQLNMEELKRLDSVGVIVTAKGNEVDFVSRFFAPKLGVNEDPVTGSSHCTLIPYWSKVLNKKELKDLQLSERKGKLYCVDLGDKVRISGEVALYLEGNILV
- the serS gene encoding serine--tRNA ligase encodes the protein MLDLKFVRENPEIVKKNIKNKFQDNKLGLVDEVIELDAELRNIKKEADSLRADRNKISKQIGGLMAQGKKDEAEEMKKKVTEHSEHLAQLEAKETELENKIKTDMMTIPNIIDPSVPIGKDDSENVEVERFGEPAVPEFEVPYHTDIMEKLNGIDLDSARKVAGNGFYYLMGDIARLHSAVISYARDFMIDRGFTYCIPPFMIRSEVVTGVMSFAEMDAMMYKIEGEDLYLIGTSEHSMIGKFIDTILPEDTLPRTLTSYSPCFRKEKGAHGIEERGVYRIHQFEKQEMIVVCEPKDSPMWYDKLWKNTVDLFRSLDIPVRTLECCSGDLADLKVKSVDVEAWSPRQKKYFEVGSCSNLGDAQARRLKIRVDGKDGKYFAHTLNNTVVAPPRMLIAFLENNLNEDGSINIPTVLQPYMGGKKVIK
- a CDS encoding DUF3786 domain-containing protein produces the protein MGEKRENNYKLCYEKMCREFYKYKPEDIAQKSRAYYDFEKKQFTLTYFNKDYLISYPDGNIVIKDDNEKNVSNNENRMLIHKMLILSYLYRATNSGFTNKWVPFRELEGVGYAYHGFAKSGIDKLIEVFGNKGELFLKAGFKLGGEKVKVGDEGIKINVLPNVPMIFGLWLADDEFPADATILYDCSAVKELHVEDLAGLCSIAVDEIVKSAELV